A genome region from Roseofilum reptotaenium CS-1145 includes the following:
- a CDS encoding NAD(P)H-dependent oxidoreductase produces MTVDTISANSVLNQLQWRYATKKFDPTRKIPDPVWNVLEQSLVLTPSSFGLQPWKFFVLTDSPVRQQLLEHSWGQTQVVEASHLVVLAIKKDFGVAEAERYIEYMAQVRNTPIEKLEGFGKMVKGFLGRSPDQFNVDDWSTRQVYIAIGQFMTTAAMLGVDACPMEGFIPDKYDEILGLSAKGYHSVLLCPAGYRAEDDKYSQLPKVRYPTEDIVEYIQ; encoded by the coding sequence ATGACTGTTGATACCATCTCCGCTAATAGCGTCCTGAATCAACTCCAGTGGCGTTATGCCACCAAAAAATTCGATCCGACGCGCAAAATTCCAGATCCGGTATGGAACGTCCTAGAGCAAAGCTTAGTCCTAACTCCTTCTTCCTTTGGACTGCAACCGTGGAAATTTTTTGTCCTCACAGACTCTCCTGTGCGCCAGCAGTTACTGGAGCATTCTTGGGGACAAACCCAAGTTGTAGAAGCTTCCCATTTAGTCGTATTGGCAATTAAAAAAGACTTTGGTGTAGCAGAAGCAGAGCGATATATCGAATATATGGCGCAAGTACGAAATACCCCCATCGAAAAACTAGAAGGGTTTGGGAAGATGGTTAAAGGGTTTTTGGGGAGATCGCCCGATCAATTTAATGTTGATGATTGGTCCACTCGGCAAGTCTATATCGCGATCGGTCAATTCATGACTACTGCTGCTATGCTAGGGGTAGACGCTTGTCCCATGGAAGGCTTTATCCCCGATAAATACGATGAAATCCTCGGATTAAGTGCAAAAGGCTATCATTCAGTTCTCCTCTGTCCTGCTGGATATCGTGCTGAAGACGATAAATACAGCCAACTACCCAAAGTTCGCTATCCGACCGAAGACATTGTAGAGTATATCCAGTAA